The Chryseobacterium shigense region CGCCCATCATTCCGAAAATAAATTTCAGATAGGTAGTCTGGAAATTCATGTGCCCGTTTTTTCCGTTTTCACCATAACCTGTATCGCCTCTGCTTGAAAGAATGAACAGTTTTTTGTTTTCAAGCAATCCGACATAATCTCCATCAGGTTTTCCGGAACGGAATTTCCATGTTTCATTAATCCTCATGATCTGATCTATATAGGCTTTTAATCCGCTGGGAATTGACCAGTTGTACATAGGTGTCCCAATTACGTAAATATTATTTTCCTTCAGTTCTTTTACCAGTTCATTGCTAAGCTGTAATGCTTCCCGGTTTTCATCGTTCCGGTCTTCAGGTTTTGTAAAAGCTTCTGCAATCCATTTTTCATCAATAGGCTTAATGATTTCCATGCCTGTTTCCCTGAAGGTAAAATGATCATCAGGGTATTTACTCATCCAGTTGTCAACAAATAGTTGTGTTAATTTTCTGCTGTATGACCGTTTATCTCTGATGCTTGCATTGATAATAAGTAAGTTGTTCATTTCTTTAAATTTAATAAATCAAAGATCTGAACTTAAAAAATGAAGGATATTGACCTAGTTCAATGGATTTTATTTTTCTTACGGATTCTGCTCAGGAATTCTGCTGAAATTCCCAGATAGGAAGCAATGAGGTATTGTGGAATTTTAGCCGTGATTTCCGGATAATTTTGTACAAAATCCAGGTAACGGTGTTCTGCGTTATAAATATGGTTGTAGATAATTCTTTTTTGAAGCGCGCCAAGATAACTTTCTAAAATGATGCGGAAATATCTCTCAAGAGACGGAATCTGCTCCAGCATTTTTTGAAATGACTGAAAACTGATCTGCAAAAGGTCTGTTTTTTCCAGCGCCTGAATATTGTATATGGAGGGTTCCTGTTTACGAAAACTGTCCATATCTGTTGCCCACCAGTTGTCTACTGCAAAATAAAGAATTTCTTCATTACCGTTATCAGCATTGATACAGAAGGCTTTTAAGGTTCCGGAAACAATATAATTATCTGTACGGCAGATCTCCCCGTTTCTCAATAGGTAATCTCCTTTCTCCAGAGTCTTTTCTGACCAGAAAGTGTTCATCAGCACTTGTTCCTCTTTTGTGAGTTTAATGTGCCTTGAAATGGCATCAGCTAATTTTTGCGAACCGTTCAAAATATTTGTTGGGATTTGGTAAATATGATGATATGCAAATGTAAGGAAAGGAATTGTAAATAGGTTTATCAGTTATCCTAAAAGAAAAACAGGAAAAACGATTTAAATCGTTTTTCCTGTTTAGTAGCCCGTAGGGGAATCGAACCCCTCTTACCAGAATGAAAATCTGAGGTCCTAACCGATAGACGAACGGGCCTTCTATCTTCCACTATCAGATAGTGTGTTAGTTTTTTGTTTTTATAAGTTTACAACTCTTATTATTTAATCACGCCAATTAGTAATGATTAAATTTAGTAGCCCGTAGGGGAATCGAACCCCTCTTACCAGAATGAAAATCTGAGGTCCTAACCGATAGACGAACGGGCCAACTATACTTTTACGCTAATTTATTAACGTGCTTTGTTAATTTGCTTTTCAAGTTAGCTGCTTTGTTCTTGTGGATAATATTTTTCTTAGCTAATTTATCCAATAAAGCGATAACTTTTGGCAGTTGCTCTGTAGCAGCAGCTTTGTTTTCTTCATTTCTCAAAACTTTAAGAGCAGTTCTTGCAGTCTTGTGATAATATCTGTTACGAACTTTTCTAACTTCGTTTTGTCTAATTCTCTTTAATGCTGATTTATGATTTGCCATATCGTTCAAATGTGAGTGCAAAACTATAAACTTTTTTTTAATCTGCCAAATTTATTTCTGAAATTTTTCAATTTTCTTCTGACAGGTATTTTCTGAGTTTATCTATTGCTTGTTCTATTTTTAAATTCTCTTGTTCTCGTTCTATTTTCTTGATTGTGCTGCTTAGCATAATCATCGCATTGTTCCATTCTCCAGTGGTATTGGTAAAGGTAAGTCCGTCAATCGTTACTTCAAAAGCAACCCTTTCTCCTGTCCTGTAAAGCCTGAAACTTATTTTATCATCCCTGCCTGTAATCCCGTCTTCATTGATTTGTAAATCGTAACTTTTTGGGTTAGAGTGGATTTTCTTAAAAAGAAGTTTGGCTTCTTGTATTTTTAAATCCGGCATGATATGAAATTTGGTAGCCTATAGGGGAATCGAACCCCTGTTGCAAGAATGAAAATCTTGAGTCCTAACCACTAGACGAATAGGCCAAATTTTGAGGTTGCAAAAGTAATAATTAACTTTTTAACTTCAAAATTATTTTTTACGTTATTTGAAAACTTTTTGGATAATAGTATTCTTGATTCCTTTGGATTCAAGGTCTTTTTGAAGCTTTACAGCATCCTCCAGAGTAAATACTTTACCATAGGTGTAATAGAACACGCCATTCTCTTTATTTCTTTCCACATCTTTCAATGTCTGAAGAATAAATGAGTTGCCGTTCAGTTTATCGCCGGTATAAACCTCAATGGTATAGTAACCAGTCAGCAGTTTCTGATTAGGCATGAATCCTACTGCATAAGCATTTCTGAATCCTGCATCTTTAGCCGTTTTAAGATTGATATCTCTTACAGAAGCCATATTGGTAACCCCGTAATAATATTTGTACTGGCCGTTGTCTTTAATAGGCAGAATATAGTTTAAGCCTTTTAAAGCCGGATCTCCATCATTGTATTTTGTAGGAGAACTCAGCAATAAAATTCTGAAATCATTTTTTAAAGGAGTTTCCGCAGGTTTTTCAGGCTCAGGTCTTTTTATAGCAACAGATCCTCCGCCTGTTTTTCTGTCAATTGCTTTTTTATAATCAATGATAGCATTATAAATACTCTCTGCAATTTCGTCCTGTCCCTTTTCAGAGGCCAGATAGTGACTTTCTTCAGGGTGGTTGATGAATCCTGTTTCTATCAGTACGGATGGCATTGCATTCATACGCAATACGTGAAGGTTTTTCTGGAAAACACCTCTTGAAAATCTTTTGTCCTTATTTACAAAATTGTTTTCTACCAGTCCGCCAAGCAGTAAGCTGGATTCCAGGTATTTGTTCTGCTGGAGTTTCAGGGCAATAAGAGATTCCGGAGAACTTGGATTATAAGATCCGAAAGTCTGTCTGTCTTTTTCATCAAGAAAGATCACATCATTTTCTCTTTTTGCTACTTCCAGGTTTTCATCATTCTGGTTGGGTCCCTGTACATAAGTTTCAGTTCCGTAAGCTGTAGGTCTTTGCGAAGAATTACAGTGGATAGAGACAAAAAGGTCCGCTTTACTTCTGTTAGCCAGATTGGTTCTGTCTGAAAGAGAAGGGTATTCGTCAAACTTACGGGTATATATTACTTTGAAATCTCTGTTTTTTTCCAGCATTGATCCTACTTTCAGGGTAACGGCGAGCGTAACATCCTTTTCTGCAACTCTTCCGATATCCGAATAAGTCCTGTTCGCTCCATGATCACTTCCTCCATGACCGGCATCCAAAACGATTGTAAATTTCTTTTGCGAAAAAATTAAAATGCTGGAAAGGATGAAGAGAAATGATAAAATTATTTTAAATTTTTGCTTGTACATCTTACAGTTTTAAAAATTATACTAATTTTGAGCCTTAATTATATAGAATAAAATTGGCCAAAACCGTCCTCAAAAATATATTACAAATTTTAATTATCCTAATTTTTAACAATTTTTTAGCACAGAAAACACCTGAAAAATTGCCTAAAAATGCGGTTAATGATACTATTTCCAAAAAGGATACCATTGTTGTAAAAAAGGAAGCTTTAGATGATATTCTCCATACAAAAGCGGATGATCAGCGAAGAGATGTTCCCAAAAAGATGACGTTTCTGAATAAAAATGCCCAGGTAAAGTATCAGGATATGCAGATAGATGCAGATTATATCTCTATTGATGATAATAAAAATTTAATCTACGCACGCGGAAAACTGGATTCTTTAGGCAAGATCATTGAACCTGTAATAACAACTCAGGCCGGTAAAAAATATGAAACCAATGAGTTCAGTTACAACACAAAAACAAAACAGGCCATAGCTTTCAATGCAAGAACAGAAGAAAGCGAAGGAGTAATTACCGCACAGAAAACAAAAAAATATAACGATTCCGTTTTCGCAATGAGAAATGCGGATTATACTACGGACGAATATTATATCAAGAAAAAAGATACCGTTTCGGATTACTTTATGCGTGCATCCAACATCAAGCTTATCAAGAATAAAGATAAATCGCAGATCGTTACAGGGCCTATCCAGATGTATATAGAAAAAGTGCCTACTCCGCTTATTCTTCCGTTTGCCATTCTTCCGTTTTCACAAAAGAGGGCAGCCGGTATCCTGATTCCAAGTTTCGGGGAAAGGGAAGATGTAGGTTTTTTCCTTAATGGATTAGGATATTATCAGCCGATAGGGGAACATTTTGACCTTAAAGTACTTGCCGATATTTATACCAAAGGAAGCTGGAACTTAAGACCGCAGATGAATTACCTGAAAAAATACCGGTATTCCGGAACATTTACAGCAGATGTGGGAACTATGGTAAGAGGAATCAAAGGTCTGGATGATTATACCAAGAACAGCACCTACAGAATTGCATGGACTCACACACAGGACACAAAGGCTAATCCTTTCCTGACTTTCAGTGCTTCCGTGGATATTGTAAGTACCAAATTTTATAACAATCCGCTTAATAACAACTACATTTTCAACCAGAATGTTCTGAACACCCAGCAGAGTTCAGCGGTAACAGTTACCAAAAGATTCCTGAAACTGCCTGTTACCATCACAGGAACAGCATCGTATTCCCAGAACTTTGCTACCGGGCTTGCAGACCTTCGTCTTCCGCAGATGAACGTGGCGATTAACCAGTTTTATCTGTTTAAATCCAAAACAGGGGTAAGACAGGGGCTTCTTGAAAATATCACCGTGAATACAGGCTTTAACCTGACCAACTTTGTAACCACACAGGAGAATGAACTTTTTACAAAGGCAATGTGGGATAAAATGCAGACAGGGCTTAAAAATAACATTGCTTTGGGAACCAATACAACCATTGCCAAATATTTTACATTCAGCTTAAGTGCAACAGTTGATAATGCTTTAACAACAAAAACTCTTAAGAAATATTATGATCCTGTAAATAATGTGGATGTTGATGAAATCCAGAAGAATATAGCAGGATATTCTACCTTTTCTTCATCTGCCAGCCTCCAGACAACCCTTTACGGAATGTTGAAATTCAAAAAAGGTTCTGCTGTAGAAGCGGTAAGACATATGATGACGCCAAGCCTTAGCTTTACCTATTCACCGGATTTCTCAAGTCCAGGGTTCGGATATTATAAGAATTATTATAATGCGGAAGGAGCTTTGACACCTTATTCTATTTTTGAAAAAGGAATTGTGGGAAGTCCGTCAAGCGGTGTGGTAGGAGCTTTAGGATTTAATATCGGGAACAATATTGAAATGAAGGTGAAGTCTAAAAGTGATTCTACCGGTGTGAAGAAGATAAAAATCTTTGAATCTCTTAATCTTTCAGGGAACTATAATTTTGCAGCAAAAGATCACCCGTGGTCTGTATTCAGCATCAATGGGCAGTCTTCTTTCTTTAACAATAAATTAAACGTTAATACCAGCCTTTCACTGGATCCTTATAAGATAGTTTTTGCTCCGGGTGCAACACAGGGAGTAAGAACGGAACAGTTCGGACATTTCAGTGTACAGGGATTCAACGTGCAGTTATCATATCCTTTAAGCAGCGAGATTTTCGGCGAGAAAACAGATTATGCTAAAAAGTATCCTGCGAAAGGAGAGGTAAGAAATGAAAATTATTATTTTGATGATGATAATTATGCCCATTTCGATCAGGCATGGACGTTGAATATCAATGC contains the following coding sequences:
- a CDS encoding FMN-dependent NADH-azoreductase, producing the protein MNNLLIINASIRDKRSYSRKLTQLFVDNWMSKYPDDHFTFRETGMEIIKPIDEKWIAEAFTKPEDRNDENREALQLSNELVKELKENNIYVIGTPMYNWSIPSGLKAYIDQIMRINETWKFRSGKPDGDYVGLLENKKLFILSSRGDTGYGENGKNGHMNFQTTYLKFIFGMMGVKDVTIISLDNEEFGGEIFEQSKQEIFQIISTIS
- a CDS encoding Crp/Fnr family transcriptional regulator, with the translated sequence MNGSQKLADAISRHIKLTKEEQVLMNTFWSEKTLEKGDYLLRNGEICRTDNYIVSGTLKAFCINADNGNEEILYFAVDNWWATDMDSFRKQEPSIYNIQALEKTDLLQISFQSFQKMLEQIPSLERYFRIILESYLGALQKRIIYNHIYNAEHRYLDFVQNYPEITAKIPQYLIASYLGISAEFLSRIRKKNKIH
- the rpsT gene encoding 30S ribosomal protein S20; its protein translation is MANHKSALKRIRQNEVRKVRNRYYHKTARTALKVLRNEENKAAATEQLPKVIALLDKLAKKNIIHKNKAANLKSKLTKHVNKLA
- a CDS encoding N-acetylmuramoyl-L-alanine amidase; translation: MYKQKFKIILSFLFILSSILIFSQKKFTIVLDAGHGGSDHGANRTYSDIGRVAEKDVTLAVTLKVGSMLEKNRDFKVIYTRKFDEYPSLSDRTNLANRSKADLFVSIHCNSSQRPTAYGTETYVQGPNQNDENLEVAKRENDVIFLDEKDRQTFGSYNPSSPESLIALKLQQNKYLESSLLLGGLVENNFVNKDKRFSRGVFQKNLHVLRMNAMPSVLIETGFINHPEESHYLASEKGQDEIAESIYNAIIDYKKAIDRKTGGGSVAIKRPEPEKPAETPLKNDFRILLLSSPTKYNDGDPALKGLNYILPIKDNGQYKYYYGVTNMASVRDINLKTAKDAGFRNAYAVGFMPNQKLLTGYYTIEVYTGDKLNGNSFILQTLKDVERNKENGVFYYTYGKVFTLEDAVKLQKDLESKGIKNTIIQKVFK
- a CDS encoding putative LPS assembly protein LptD — encoded protein: MAKTVLKNILQILIILIFNNFLAQKTPEKLPKNAVNDTISKKDTIVVKKEALDDILHTKADDQRRDVPKKMTFLNKNAQVKYQDMQIDADYISIDDNKNLIYARGKLDSLGKIIEPVITTQAGKKYETNEFSYNTKTKQAIAFNARTEESEGVITAQKTKKYNDSVFAMRNADYTTDEYYIKKKDTVSDYFMRASNIKLIKNKDKSQIVTGPIQMYIEKVPTPLILPFAILPFSQKRAAGILIPSFGEREDVGFFLNGLGYYQPIGEHFDLKVLADIYTKGSWNLRPQMNYLKKYRYSGTFTADVGTMVRGIKGLDDYTKNSTYRIAWTHTQDTKANPFLTFSASVDIVSTKFYNNPLNNNYIFNQNVLNTQQSSAVTVTKRFLKLPVTITGTASYSQNFATGLADLRLPQMNVAINQFYLFKSKTGVRQGLLENITVNTGFNLTNFVTTQENELFTKAMWDKMQTGLKNNIALGTNTTIAKYFTFSLSATVDNALTTKTLKKYYDPVNNVDVDEIQKNIAGYSTFSSSASLQTTLYGMLKFKKGSAVEAVRHMMTPSLSFTYSPDFSSPGFGYYKNYYNAEGALTPYSIFEKGIVGSPSSGVVGALGFNIGNNIEMKVKSKSDSTGVKKIKIFESLNLSGNYNFAAKDHPWSVFSINGQSSFFNNKLNVNTSLSLDPYKIVFAPGATQGVRTEQFGHFSVQGFNVQLSYPLSSEIFGEKTDYAKKYPAKGEVRNENYYFDDDNYAHFDQAWTLNINANYAYSKGLSALGTKIASVGLDGSIKLTPYWNINGSTHFDLVTKDLAYTRIGFSRDQRSFTINFNWVPFGQYKVYDFFIGIKANILSDALKYKDRSFTQPGAPF